From the genome of Denticeps clupeoides chromosome 17, fDenClu1.1, whole genome shotgun sequence:
GATCCCACAGCAACACCAAAGAACTTCAGGACTCACTTGCCTCAGTTAAACTCAGTGTTCCTGACTCCACCAGAAGAAAGAGACTGGACAAAAATGGCCTACGTGACCGAGTAACAAGATGAAAaccactgctgagcaaaaagaacatCTTGGTGATCCCCACTTTGTGGACTgacgagacaaaagttgaactttttggatGGTGTGTGTCCCAATTCATCTGACATACAGGTAACACCGCGTTTCAGATAAAGAACATCGTACCAACAGTATGGTATAGTGGTGCTGATGTTAGTatgatggtctggggctgttttgctgcttcacgacctggaagacttgctgtgataaatggaccCCTGAATTCCTCCGTCTaccaaaaaaatcctgaaggagaatctGTTCGTGACCTCAGGCTGGAACCAGAttgggttctgcagcaggacaacgatCCAAAACACATTGGCAAGTCCACCTCAGATTGGCTGAAGGAAAAACcgaatgaagactttggagtgaCCTAGTCCTGATGTAAATCCTGCTGAGATGCTGTGACGTGACCTAAAAAGGAGGTTCATGGTAGAAAACCTCCAACGTGGCTGAACTATAATAATTCTGCAAAGATGGGTGAGTTATTGACAATGCTGGActggcccaaccagttattaggtttagagagcaatcactttgtcacacagggtcATGTATGTCtggatttattcatttttgcccttaaatccttcacttaactgcattttgtgttcactTGTGTTTTGTCTTTGGCTAATACTTaagttagttttaattaatttggcgatctgaaacatttaaatgtgactaacatggaaaaaattaAGGAATCAGAAAGAGGGCCAAACACCACTATACATTCACACTGGACCACAGTCATGATCTGGACTCCTCTAGAAAGATCTAGTTAAGATTgtgtcagaattttttttcttttctttttctcagacAAATGCTTCAACATACACCATGATCTGCCATATCGATGGCAGATTTTAGGTGAAAATTGCAGTACGTGGAGCGATGTTGCTGGACAAGAGGACATCGAACGAGACTTCTGTAACCCGGCTAATAATACAAGGTAAGAGAAGGTCCTGCACACCTTAACATCCCTTGAATTGATTTGGATTGAAGCTTTTTGTCCCCCAAGCTTGGGATCTCCGCCTGTGGACTTTGTTGACATGACAAGAGGGCAGTTTCGCGTTTCGCATCTCCCATTTGCCACTCAGTGGCGCTGGTGCTATGTGGACCCTGCAGGAAATTGGATGGATTACAGTGAAGAGGTAATGCTGCCTGCAGCACCTGCATGGATTTGTTCCATgttatgatgttaataaatgtgtttcCTGTTCTCAGGAGACTGCAACACTTGAAGCCGCTTATTTAAAGCACGAGGAATATGTCACTTTTGAAAAGAATGGGAATAAACACAGCATTTGCCTAAAACGTGTGTAGAGAATCGCCTTCAAACTTTGATATCGAGTAGAAGAAATTGAACCACTGACCCACcccctctcttttcctctctaaAACCTGACACAGAACTTTGAAGGAGGCCGGTGTTTGTGAGTGCTAAAGACGTGAAGGACGTACAGAACAGGTAGTCCAAATGCTGTATATTCATCTATTAAATGTTtcctttatttaatttatttggcCTATTTTGCAGGAGTCTTCAGAATTGAAGGACCATCTTACCAATTTCCTGGCTTTTCACACAGAGGGGGGAATAAACTGATCTCTGTAATGTTATGTGAATCTGTCCCTGGCTATTCCATGTGTTGCGTGTCCCCTGGTTGTCATGATCCGATCTGAcggaagcaccgtccccacacactgctccccgggcgcctgtcatggctgctccctgctcaccaagggtgatgggttaaatacagaggacacatttcactgtgtgcaccatgtggcccctcggtggtggaatgaacttcccctcgaggtcagaacagctcagtcactgagcaccttcaaacgatagctcaagaccttcctctttaaagaatattaagattatattgtaattttcttattgtcgaacttgtgtacaggatctacaacagagtgaataaaatagatgtattcatagttggggtgctagtgaaccggaattgatctcttcatcgatggtaacttaagcacgttgtaagtcgctctggataatggcgtctgccaaatgccgtaaatgtaaatgtaaatgtaaatgtaaatgtaaatgtaaatgtaaatgtaaatgtgctttgctgctgtgtatcacaagtgacaatcactttcttcaCAATAAATGATTAGCAttataatgaatgcattttgaagGGCTTGTAACAATGTTGGGATTTAATGTATTTCCACTGTACTCCATTAttgattataaataaataaaacatttgtaaagatgctatggtcttttttttttcagaagacaGCACAAAAACTGCAAGTCATGTATAATGCATTAAAGTCCAAATGCAATGCTGAAAGTTATTAAGTAGAAGATGATACGGTATATTCTATCTGCGTTTGTTTCTGTTACAAGGGTGCCGAACAGAAATGAAGGAGAGTTGAGACAAAGCAacaaaaacatggaacttaATATAATGGAACAAGAAACGTTGTCCTGTGTTCAGATAGCAGCTACCCATCGCAGGCATGGGAACGATTGAAATGAGTTGAAATAGTGCAGAAATTACACCTACAGTCGGGTTTAAAAAGTTCGGCCTGTCCAGACCCGAGTCGacctgacaagtacagctttttaaaatcctgCCTTTCTTTGCGCACTGCAAGCgttagactaagagggaaaggaaattaTCGGGTTTTAAAAAATTTGCCTCCATtccacctcctcagcatccattttcacatctctctcgccataattaaaacacatccCCCTGACGACGGtggaattgcaaatcaaatgaacactTCTACCAATCGCcaaagcagcgaatcatacggaaaggtaCTAACAATCAACCCGATCCGgactaaaatgacagaaacTGAGTCCAAACACGATTTACAGCAGAAATGTCCCAATCTGGCGGCGCTGCTGTGTACGTTCCACGCGCAACTGGACACCAACGTTTTCTGCGAATCAGCAATGAGCTGGTTTCAGCAGGTCCTAATCTCACGATCCACGTTTGAAAGGCGGCATTAAAGGTTGTTGTTTGAATAGATTTGTTGTGAGATCATACATATTAGCGGAAACTACATCCTGTTCCACCAGTGGTGCCAGGAAAACCTTTCTGAAGAGGCAGAAAtatttcatatacagtacatgccaaaagtctggacacaccttctcattcaatgtgttttctttatttttatgaccatttacgttggtagattctcactgaaggcatcagaactatgaatgaacacatgtggagttctgtacttaacaaaaaaaggtgaaataactaaaaacatgttttatattctagtttctttgctctgattcctgctttgcacactcttggcattctctcgatgagcttcaagaggtcgtcacctgaaatgcttctccaacagtcttgaaggagttcccagaggtgtttagcacttgttggtccagctcaccccaaaccatctggattgggttcaggtccggtgactgtggaggccaggtctccactttttgttaagtacagaactccacatgtgttcattcatagttttgatgccttcagtgagaatttaccaacCTCATGAAAtcaaagaaaacacgttgaatgagaaggtgtccagacttatTGTACTGCACTGTACTTCTAAAAATATTCCACCCTCCTTTCCAGTCATAATCAAGTCAGCACACTGGCAgaactttttattcttttcactTAGTTATTCTTAAAATGTCCTTCTCAGACCTGTCAGAGTAAAAGATGAGGTGGAAGAACGGGTTTCTGATGTCTGACAGTTCTCACCCTTTTTTCAGCACCAGTGCAGGATTCATCTCAGAAGACGCTGGGCTTCGTGAAAGGAGGGCCGGCGCTGCATGAAAATGGCAGAGAAACTGCATGTCTTGGAAGAAATTCTTTGCTGCTCTATTTGCTCGGAGATTTTTAAGGATCCGGTTTCGCTCGACTGCAAGCACAGCTTCTGCGTGTTTTGTCTTTCGGAATTTTGGGCTCGAGACAAGAGAAAGAACTGCCCCATTTGTAAGAGAAGATCATCAACGGACAAAACACACGTGAATTTTGCCCTGAAGGAGATTGCAGACTCATTCGTTAGAGTAATGGATCCAGGCAAATCTCCGGAGGGAAACCAAGTAAAATGTGGTAGAAGATCACTGAAGGACCTTCCAAAGGTGAAGTGTTCTCCGAAGGAGCAGGCAAGCTCTTTTTTCAGAAGTAAAGAACCATGTGAGGAGGTGTACAGAACCCATTCCAAGATGAAGAGCTCATTAAAGCACAAGCCCAGGACGTATTCCTCTGTGAAGGAGCTTGGAGACACGCTGGCTGGACTGAAGAAACTGGCCAGACCTTCGGTGGGGTCCAAGAGACATGGTGTGTAGAACACACAGCAAAACACCAGCCTGGTTCTGCGTGGACGAGGACGTGGCCGTGTGTGAGGACTGTCAAAATCCCACTCAGCACTCTGGACACCAAGTCATACGCCTGGAAGAAGCCGTGAAGAGCTTCAAGGTGAGATGGACAACCGGGACAACAGACACATTTTCTGATAACATTGTCATGTACGGATTTCCCTTTTTAAATCGCAGCACAACGTGGATTCGGAATTGAAGGAGTCACGGGAGAAGCTGGGGAAATATCACGAAGCCCAAACCACGTACAGGAAGATGGTGCAGCATACCAAGGTGGGTGTGGCGAGGGGCGGAGTCCACGTTTAAACCCCCCCGGCCAGACGTTGGTGACGCATCTCATATCTCCAGGACCAGCTGGCAGCAGTAGAGAGGCGGATGAAGGCAGAGTTTGAAGAGCTTCATCGGTTCCTGAGAGATGAAGAGGAGGCCAGGCTGGCTGcgctgagggaggaagaggagcagaaggggAAAATTCTTCATCAAGAGCTACAAATCCTTCAGGATCAGATCCAGTCTCTGACAGACTCGGTTCATCATGTGGAGGAGGAGCTGAGAAAAGACGATGTGACGTTTCTGAAGGTCAGAACATTTACTGTAGATGCATCAGAAGGTTCAGTTTTGCCACGTCGATAATAAATAAGAAGTTGATCTTTTGGACTTTTTCTTTAGGATTACAAAAATACCAAGAGCAGGTAGGTTGCTTGCGTTTTCTGGGTCTCCCGTTTCATCAGTGTGGACCTGCTGAATCCTGTGTGTGATTCCTCCAGAGCTCAGCGTCTCCTGCAGGACCCCCATCTGGTTTCAGGTGCCCTGATAGACGAAGCCAAACACCTGGGGAACCTGAAGTTCAaggtctgggagaagatgcTGGACATTGTGCACTTTAGTGAGTATCAATGTGTCTCCAACTTTTAACAGCTTAGCCTTCCAACAAGGTCTTCAGGAGCTCttgcctgtttgtgtgtgtttttaagatcCTGTGGTTCTGGACCCCAACACTGCATCTGGCCAACTGCAGctgtctgaagatctgaccagAGTGAGATACACAAACGATCTAGTGGAGCTTCCTGACAACCCTGAGCGTTTTGGGATGTATTCGGAGGCACTCGGCTCTGAAGGCTTCACCTCAGGAACGCACAGCTGGGACGTGCTGGTGAAGGACAGAATTCATTGGGCTGTAGGCGTGGCTAGAAGGTCGGTCGAACGGAAAAGAGACACGTCGTTTTCAGCAGAACACGGACTGTGGACCGTACGAAAGAACGAGAGCAAGTACACAGCGAGCGGGAAGACCCTTAACCTGAAGGTCCAGCCGGAGACCATCAGGGTCCACCTGGATTATGAGAGGGGAGTCGTGTCCTTCTACAACCCGGTGGACAGCTCTCACATCTACACGTACAGAGTGAACTTCACAGATACGGCGTTCCCATACTTCTACACGGGCACCGACCCCAGCGACCTTCAGATCCAACCCAGCCGGGTGTGTGTGGCGGTTTCTCCATAAAGCAGCTGGTCTACAGAAAAAGGGGAAACGACCCGACAACCTCCAGCTTTCTCGCTTTTTATTTTGAGGTGAATGTTGGAAATGAGGCCGAGGTGGCCGAGGTCACCCCGCACGTCCACGTCTGCGCTGCGGCTTGCgtttaattatgttaattaagCACTAAAACGAtgtcattttactttacttcactttattttctttactttactttattttgcagacgcttttagccaaagcgacttacaccagcagttctcattcggtttctatagatttgagtttacaaaaactaagagccctgataaggcccaacttgtcaacAAAGAGCACGCTCGgggattgttaagtgctagacgaagaaaaaattattatatatatatatatatatatatatatatatatatatatatatatatattgtattgtattgttttgtgcagtgtgtctgcatgtgcgtgtgtaagtgtaagatttgtctgaaatactttttgaacaagtgagttttcaactgctaaggtgcacaaacaaaaaagtggaaaatataaaaaaggcagaGTAGATGTTTCCACTTacttgtttgaaatgaaataatgaaatgaaaataatatgaaataaaaatgaacctgAAGACTGATCAGACGGCTCTGAGTCCGAATCCGGCTGAAGTTCTATGTCTTTCCAAGGCCTGCTGAGTGGTGAGTCTTCTCTGCATATTCTTTCTTTGGAGAGGAGGTTCGTACACCACAGAATTCTTGATGCCACTGAAGTAGTAGGCTATGTGCAGTGATATTTTATCCAGTTCAGCACAAAGGGAAGTTCTCtgctgtaagaatggacatcgcgggagcctgctttgtcttgcataacagatgtctgcagggggaggtgtaacattcctgtgtcgacggttgtgggtgaagattcgacaccccggtttttacatgtcttttgtccgacgtcaacgtgcgaagtatcagccgtcaggaccgcccaccctctttgtcttcaccaaatgggaggcaccgggggcgtgacatcagaaacaacaggttctgattggtcagtgacaacttcctgtaggccagtgacaacttcctgtaggccagtgacaacttcctgtaggccaggggtataaaagcctgcgcacatgtggaaaaaggactgagctttcttgctcagggggttttccatcggaagccggaaggcttctgagtctttctctccccctctttttctcttctccctctttactctttcttctcatttttattttctctgtaaccttggtacctttttacattcaatattcacatgtaactacaataattatttaccggtgttaataaattagaaactgttcatttttaacctctattgtgccatgcctctttctgccaggtaacatcaaattggagtggttgaatacagtgctttgtgtggagggagaaagagttttttctacacaccctattctcttctccaacaccacatggtcaaatgtgcttttttacaCTACTATTAGCACCTTTCAGCAAACTTTTAGCAAGCGATTTTAATGGTTTTTCTGACTTCTGTTGGCTATCCATCGCATGTATATGATTCTAGTTGGCCGTGAGGGAACTCTGAGTAAAGGGCCATCGGCtccattgtcctcctgcttttgttgtgccaaaacactagttacctgtgaaccctggcaagacaggccaaagctacagtatgtgtgtgacattgaaacattcacaaaatatagaaacacaagtgcgttttatttattaaaaatagtctgaaaatagaatgaaaagttgctaatagaatgaaaatgaaaaaatagaacGCTCACACATCAGTCTCCAATGAATATTGTATGATCTCTACAATGgtcactgggtctgcaaacgCTGCAAACACAGATTTTGAAACAGACAGACTGCGTGGGATAGTAACCACTGATATGATGAATTGGAACTGAGGGactgagatttttaaaaaaaaactttatttatttattattgttttttattttattttttgctattttatatgagcaggcagaggagagagcacacaaaaaaaaaacccacattttgttttataaaaCAGTGATGATTCTGTACatcaaccatggaccatgacttcactcaggttatgacatttgtgaacaaacaTACATTGGAGTGGACTGTGTTCAAAAACACCAAACACTCCATTTTCAAACACTTCTTGggggggaaggggagtgacacattccaatcggCCACCAATTTaacaaatgaatgggagccatttgtcggtgattgagttgttagttcccaaccaaggggccatttggcctacctctgctagagctgagggggtcagaaaaacctgggacttctagtgttaaagTAGTGGTGATAGTcccggctagtcgaatggaggagggcaagttattccaccagccagggacaacaaaggagaaccgAGACGATTGGAatcgtgaagagggaattttcagtctcgtttcgtttgccgatctgagagggcgtgcaggagtgtagctagtagtgtgttggtgtaggagggcgcagttccatttacagccctgtaggcagcatcaaggatttgaactcaaagcgagcagctaccgggagccggtggagagaggtgagaagatcCGGGAcgtgggtgtattttggctgattgaagatgagacgggctgccatattttggatcatctggaggggttttatggagactgcagaggctccagccaggagagagttacaatagtcgagtttggagatgaccattgcctggacgaggagctgcgtagcctgttgtgagagaaaaggccgaatcttgcgaatgttgtagagagtgaacctgcaggatctggagatcgcagcagcgtgatggttcagactcagactcagtttgtcgtcaaagTCCTCTATTCACTAACGCTGTTGAGGACCAGGATTAATCCGTGAACGGTGAAGATTTATCATCTGGCTGCAGTATAAACAGTAAAACGTTATTTGCGTTAGTGCTGGTATCGGCCATGGTAACACACACGTGTACTTGTGCACGTTCATGTGGTTCTGGAATTCCTGGTTCTCACAGGATAATAAATTGACCCAACAGCCTCTGTGGAATTTTTATTCTGAAGGAAAGTTACCAATTTTGTTTTAAGAATTTGTCAGCTGTGTTAATTTAGTGGCACATCAGGCGTAAATGCTTTTTAAGAAGCAATGAGAGTGAAGCTGCTGCAGCATCAGAGTTTCCACACTCCTCAACAGGGTGGAGGTCTGAAACATCACTGAtcctgggccagtggtggcctagcggttaaggaagtggcccctgtaatcagaaggttgccggttcgaatcccgatccgccaaggtgccactgaggtgccaatgagcaaagcaccgtccccacacactgctccccgggcacctgtcatggccactcactgctcaccaagggtgactgttaaattcagaggacacatttccctgtgtgcaccgtgtatcacaaagacaaaaatcCCCTTTCAAATATCATTATGATTCATACTCAACCAGTGTGAGTTTGTCCagttctatttctttttttatctgcgTAACCGTTTTCAACTCAACTAAGATCATTGCAAAaggtttttttctgaaaaccaATCAATCAAGTGAATCAGTGAACGCAGCAACATTCTATtgtcaagactaattgttgcagatattccatcattaacagacattaaCTACTTGAACAATGTCTGAATGGGAACTTTTAGCAGTTCCATGTTGGACaaaactggacaaaaaaaaaaaattggacagaaaaaaaaacgagcgacttacaatcagtagttacagggacagtcacccccctggagacactaagggttaagtgtcttgctcagggacacgatggtagtaagtggggtttgaacccgggacttttTCCTATTCTGGTAATTTTGTATGTAATATTAATTTTCTATCCTCATTATTATAATCTGATAACTCCCTATGTGCTCTGTGTGGAAATTAAAATCTGAGGGAATTATGATGCACTTTTAACTCATCGAATAACCGAATAACACGCCACTGACCAAATGGTTGCCTTTATTAGAAAGAAATGCCTGGAGCAAGTCGTCCTCGAGCAGCTCTACAACTTCAGATGTTACGTGCGCCAAATGTACAGTCCTACACATAAAAGTGCATGTCACGACGGAGAAGCAAACTTTAGTATCAGCTCATTCATACAGTTCTACTAAAAACCACATTTAATACgatctttacattttttatgggtCCAAGATGACGAAGCAACTGCAGAGAGAAGGTGACGTGGTTTAAAAGGCACTTTCACGTGTACGTCCTACATCTGTACAAGGACATGTTTGGACAGATGGGGGTAAGGAGCGAATCTCAaactctctccacacacacacacacacacacacacacacacacacacacacacacacacgttcctgGTCCATCACATTCACGGTTTTAGAACAAGAGGGAAAAAGAGAAGAACCGGGAGTAGGATCAGAACCACATCCTCAGCATCTCATGAGACGACATTAAATCGGGGACAAGCGTGGAACGGTAACAGTCAGAGAGTCCATGGCTACCGACAGCATTTCCGCGGCGGAGCGGGTCGTGTCGGTTTAACAAAGTAAAGCGGTCACGTCTCTGCTCAGGCGGCGGGCTGGAAGCGCAGGGCGTCTACAGACGAGGGACTTCCATGCCGTGTGCGTTAAGGGGGACTGGAGATCGTCTGTGGACCTTCAGAGTTCGCCGATATTTACACACCCTTACaggcacaaaataaaaacaataaaaaagaaagggagaCTAAAATATTAATTCTGTACATTTGACAGGCTTTAATGtattaatagtattaataaTCTGTTATGAAGCTGTACTGAAGCGTGGAGGAAGCGCTGGAAGGCGTGAGAACAGCGTAAACGTGCCGCGGCCTTATAAATTATGCAGAGACCCCCCCTCCAAGCGTTCTATGTACAAGCACGTTAAAAGCAGTCACGGCGCAGTCCGCGGTTAGATATGTGGCAGTAAGGCCATAGAAGAACCAGTAATACTACAGTAACGCCCCCTACCTACCGTGCagaaactacatttcccacaatgcctaGCTACGGCTGTAAACCACGCCCCCGCTCCACGCCGTTCACATTTCTCTGGACGAGGTAAACTGTCCCAGCTACAGAGGAAGCCTTCGTGATTTGTTGTTTCGGTTGTGCATCGCCGTCAAGTAGGAATATTTAAGTTATATAgatactaaatatatttatatcaaaACAAACGAGTCTCGcaatggttattattattattattattattattataactgacAAACTATCTGTCCATGCAAATAGTTCTGAAAATCTATTGCTGACCTATAACTAGCAGACCTACAAATGCCCGACTGGTTAATAATAAACAGGAAGTGGTTAATTTATAGGGAAAAGTCGAACGGTTCTGATTAGCAGAATTGTCTGTTACGCATCGTGGCGGATGAATATTAGCTCAGGTGAAGTGTCTTATGTAAATTTGTCCATGACTCCGCCCCCACGGATGGTCACATGGTGCAGGACTTGTCCACAGCACCCTGCGgtggcggcggcgcggcgggcTGGGCGGGCGCGGCCTTGGGCAGAACCATGGGTTTCGGGCGCAGGGCCGGAGGCTTGAGCTGGACCCCCATGCGCGGCGCCACGGTGGGCTTGAACGTAGTCAGGCTGTCGCTGTGGGAGCTGGTGCTGCGGCGCATGGGCTGGGCGTCGGCGcgctgatggtggtggtggaccAGCATGCCGTGCAGGGGGCTGAGCGGCTCGCCGGAGCCGGCGGGGGGCGGCGCGTGTTTGACCTGCTCCAGGGTGTCCAGCACCACGTCGGGAGCGTGTTTCACCGAACTCTGCCGCTCCAGCTCCCGCAGCTCGTTCAGCGCCGTGTTCATCGTCTCCTCGATGTCCTGCGTTACAGAGAGAACCGTCAGCGAAGTCACGTAAGGAAATTGGATCCGGCATTGATAACCGCGACTGAATGGGCGCCTGACCTGTGCGATGCTCTCGGGGTCCAGCTTTTTGCCGTGGGAGTCGCTGAAGCCCATGTACTGGCCGGAGGAGGTGGAGCGCCGGATCTGGGGACTCTCCAGCTTCTTCAGAGACTCGTTGCGGCTGATGTTGGTGAGGGACCCGTGGCCCGCCCTCCGCCGGCGCTCGGGGCTGTCCATGGGTGCGTGGTTCCGACCTCGCAGGAGGTCACGGGGACTGTAGTGGGTGAGGACGGGTGAACCCGAGTCTGACGGGGGGCCGTGGCCTTGCGAAGGGTGAACCAGGCAGTGGCTATCGCTGGGCCGGCCCGGTGGCCGGCGGGAAGGGGGCTCAGTACGCTTCCTGTGTCGGCTGTACGCAATAAAACTGACCGTTAATATTTCTTCAAACATAAAATGCATCAATTTACGTACATTTTACCACTAaaaatttgtaataataaaaaaaatatatatttttgatagTGAAATAAGACTTAAAACAGAAATTCGCATTACggccagcagatggcgccaAACTCACACAAATCTATATCAATTTACCTACATTTTACCAATAAAaatgagtaataataaaaaaatatttttgaatttgTGAAATGAGTTAAATTCCCCAGAAATTTCCATAACggccagcagatggcgccaAACTCACAAAAATCTTTATCAATTTACCTACATTTTACCAATAAaaattagtaataataaaaaatatgtttc
Proteins encoded in this window:
- the LOC114767070 gene encoding tripartite motif-containing protein 35-like — translated: MVCRTHSKTPAWFCVDEDVAVCEDCQNPTQHSGHQVIRLEEAVKSFKHNVDSELKESREKLGKYHEAQTTYRKMVQHTKDQLAAVERRMKAEFEELHRFLRDEEEARLAALREEEEQKGKILHQELQILQDQIQSLTDSVHHVEEELRKDDVTFLKDYKNTKSRAQRLLQDPHLVSGALIDEAKHLGNLKFKVWEKMLDIVHFNPVVLDPNTASGQLQLSEDLTRVRYTNDLVELPDNPERFGMYSEALGSEGFTSGTHSWDVLVKDRIHWAVGVARRSVERKRDTSFSAEHGLWTVRKNESKYTASGKTLNLKVQPETIRVHLDYERGVVSFYNPVDSSHIYTYRVNFTDTAFPYFYTGTDPSDLQIQPSRVCVAVSP